Part of the Arsenicicoccus sp. oral taxon 190 genome, ACCGGCTCCGAGGTGTCCGTCGCCGTCGCCGGCGCCGAGCAGCTCGAGGCCGCGGGCATCGCCACCCGGGTCGTGTCCATGCCCTGCCTGGAGTGGTTCGCCCGCCAGGACGCCGACTACCGCGAGTCGGTGCTCCCGGCCGCCGTCAAGGCGCGCGTCAGCATCGAGGCCGGCGCCACGATGGGCTGGCGCGACTACGTCGGCGACGCCGGCCGGATCATCGGCATCGACCACTTCGGTGCCTCGGCCGACGCCAAGACGCTGTTCCGCGAGTTCGGCTTCACCCCGGAGGCCGTCGTGGAGGCCGCCAAGGCGTCCATCGCGGGCGCGGCCTCCGCGACCCCCGGCGACACCGCCCCCGGCTACGCCACCTCAGACCCCGGCTTCGAGACCTCGGCCCCCGCCGAGCGCCAGGAAGGCAAGTGACCATGACCAGCACCAACCTGCAGGAGCTCTCCGCCGCCGGCGTGTCGATCTGGCTGGACGACCTGTCCCGCGAGCGCATCGCCACCGGCAACCTCCAGGAGGTCGTCGACACCAAGGGCGTCGTCGGCGTCACCACCAACCCCTCGATCTTCGCCTCCGCGCTCGCCAAGGGCGAGAAGTACACCCCCCAGGTGAAGGAGCTCAAGGGTGAGGGCGCGGACGTCGAGCGGACCGTCTTCGCGCTGACGACCACCGACGTGCGGGACGCCTGCGACATCCTGCGACCGGTCTATGACCGCACCGGCGGCGTGGACGGCCGGGTGTCCATCGAGGTCGACCCGCGGCTCGCGCACGACACCGAGCGGACCGTGGCGGTGGCCCAAGAGCTCTACGCCGCCGTCGACCGCCCCAACGTGATGATCAAGATCCCCGCCACCGTCGAGGGCCTGCCCGCGATCAGCCGCACCCTCGCCGAGGGCATCTCGGTCAACGTGACGCTGATCTTCAGCCTCGACCGCTACCGCGCGGTGATGAACGCCTTCATGACCGGCATCGAGCAGGCGCGCGAGGCCGGCAAGGACCTCTCGCAGATCCACTCCGTCGCGTCGTTCTTCGTCTCCCGCGTCGACACCGAGATCGACAAGCGGCTCGATGCGATCGGCACCGACGAGGCCGCCGCGCTCAAGGGCAAGGCCGGCCTGGCCAACGCCCGGCTGGCCTACCAGGCGTGGCAGGAGCAGTTCGCGACGCCGCGCTGGGCCAACCTCGCCGACGACGGCGCGCACGTGCAGCGCCCGCTGTGGGCGTCCACCGGGGTCAAGGACCCGGCCTACCCCGACACCATGTATGTCGACCAGCTCGTCGCCCCGCAGGTCGTCAACACGATGCCGGAGAAGACGCTCGACGCGGCCGCCGACCACGCCAAGGTCACCGGGGACACCATCACCGGCGCCTACGATGAGGCCGACGCCGTCATGGACGCCCTGGAGCGCCAGGGCATCTCCTACGTCGAGGTCGTCGACCTCCTCGAGCGCGAGGGCGTCGACAAGTTCGAGAAGTCCTGGGGCGAGCTGCTGGAGACCGTGCAGGGCGAGCTCGACAAGCACTGACCCGCGACCGGCCCGCCGCCACCAGGCACAGCGGCGGGCTGGTCCGCCATACGGCCTGTGAGACCACGACCCTGACGGGAGACTGAGTTGAGCCCCACCCGAGTCACACGTGAGCACAACCCGCTGCGCGACCCGCGGGACAAGCGGCTGCCCAACATCGCCGGTCCCTGCGCGCTGGTGCTGTTCGGCGTGACCGGCGACCTGTCGCGCAAGAAGGTCATGCCGGCCATCTACGACCTGGCCAACCGTGGCCTGCTGCCGCCCGGCTTCTCGCTGGTCGGCTTCGCGCGCCGTGACTGGGCGGACCAGGACTTCGGTCAGATCGTGCACGACGCGGTCCGCGAGCACGCCCGCACCCCCTTCCGCGAGTCGACGTGGCAGGCCCTCGCCGAGGGCTTCCGCTTCGTCCCGGGCAACTTCGACGACGACGAGGCCTTCGACCTGCTGGCCACCACCGTCGAGGAGCTCGAGCACGAGCGCGGGACCGGCGGCAACGTCGGCTTCTACCTGTCGATCCCGCCCGGCTTCTTCGGTCAGGTATGCCGCCAGCTCGACCGCAGCGGTCTCGCCAAGGCGGAGGACGGCCAGTGGCGGCGGGTCGTCATCGAGAAGCCCTTCGGGCACGACCTGGCCTCCGCGCGCGAGCTCAACGCGATCGTCGAGGGCGTCTTCCCGGCCGACTCGGTCTTCCGGATCGACCACTACCTCGGCAAGGAGACGGTCCAGAACCTCCTGGCGCTGCGCTTCGCCAACGAGCTCTTCGAGCCGGTCTGGAACGCCCACCACATCGACCACGTGCAGATCACGATGGCCGAGGACATCGGGGTCGCCGGCCGCGCCAGCTACTACGACGGGATCGGCGCCGCCCGCGACGTCATCCAGAACCACCTGCTGCAGCTCCTGGCGCTGACCGCCATGGAGGAGCCGGTCGCCTTCACCGCCCAGCACCTGCGCGCGGAGAAGGAGAAGGTGCTCGCCTCGGTGCGCCTCATGGACGACCTGTCCACGTCCAGCGCCCGGGGTCAGTACGCCCCCGGGTGGCAGGGCAGCGACAAGGTCAAGGGGTTCCTGGAGGAGGACGGCATGAAGCCCGGCTCCCGGACCGAGACGTATGCCGCCCTCAAGGTGGAGGTCGACACCCGACGGTGGGCCGGCGTGCCGTTCTACCTGCGCACCGGCAAGCGCCTGGCCAAACGCGTCACCGAGATCGCGGTGGTCTTCAAGAAGGCCCCGCACCTGCCCTTCAACGACACCGAGACCGAGGAGCTCGGGCAGAACGCCATCGTCATCCGGGTCCAGCCCGACGAGGGCGTGACGCTGCGCTTCGGCTCCAAGGTGCCGGGCGCTCAGATGGAGGTCCGCGACGTCACGATGGACTTCGCCTACGGCTCCTCCTTCACCGAGACCTCCCCGGAGGCCTACGAGCGGCTCATCCTGGACGTGCTGCTGGGGGCGCCCTCGATGTTCCCCCGCACCCAGGAGGTCGAGCTGTCCTGGCAGATCCTCGACCCGGTCGAGGAGCACTGGGCCAAGGACGGGGCTCCGCAGCCCTACCCCAGCGGGTCGTGGGGGCCCGCCAGCGCCGACGAGATGATGGCCCTGGACGGCCGCGAGTGGAGGATGCCGTGATCATCGACCTGCCCAACACCTCGACGTCGGCGCTCAACAAGAAGCTCGTAGACGTCCGCAACCAGAGCGGCGCCATGGCCCTCGGCCGGGTGCTGACGCTCATCATCGTTGTCGACGAGGACCGCGCCGAGGAGGTCATCGAGTCGGCGGTCGAGTCCTCCCACATGCACCCCTGCCGGATCGTCGTGCTGGTGCACGCCAACAAGCGTGGCGGCAGCCGCGTGGACGGGCAGATCCGGCTCGGCGGCGACGCCGGTGCCTCCGAGGTCGTCGTGCTGCGGCTCTACGGCGAGGTCAACGCCCACGGCTACGCCCTGGTGCTGCCACTGCTGCTGGCGGACTCCCCCGTGGTCGGCTGGTGGCCCTGCGAGGCGCCGGTCGACATGGCGTCCGACCCCATCGGCGCGATCTGCCAGCGGCGGATCAACGACTCCGCGGTGGCCAAGAACCCCTTCGCCGAGCTGAAGCGCCGCGCCGAGCACTACGCGCCCGGCGACACCGACCTGGCCTGGTCCCGGGTCACGCACTGGCGGGCGCTGCTCGCGGCGGCGCTGGACCAGCGCCCCTTCGAGGCCGTCACCGGGGCCGTCGTCAGCGGCGGCCTGGACTCCACGGCCACCGACCTGCTCGCGGCCTGGCTCGCCGAGGCGCTGGACGTGCCGGTCACCCGCGCCCGCACGCCCCAGGGCTCCGGTCTCATCAGCGTCCGCCTCGAGCGGCCCTCGGGTCCGCTCGACCTGGTCCGGCCGGAGGGGACGACCATCGCCACGCTGTCGCACCCGCTGCAGCCGGTGCGGCGGGTCGCGCTCAAGCGGCGCAGCGACGCCGAGTGCCTCACCGACGAGCTCCGGCGGCTCGACCCGGACGAGGTCTACGAGGCCGCGCTCGTCGACGGTCTGCCTCGCCTCGGGCGGCGCAACGCGTTGGCCAGCCAGCTGATCAAGGCCGGCAAAGCGCCCTCGCCGGAGGAGTCGCGCCGCCTCGCCCGCGAGGCGGGCCGCCGGCCGCGCCAGACCAGCGCCGACATGGTGACGATCGACCCGGCGACGGCCGAGCTGACGCCCACCGAGAAGGCCACCGACCGTCAGGTCGCCGACCGCGCCCAGACCCAGAAGCGGGTGGGTGCCCGCGTGGCGCCCGAGGCGTCCGTCGGCGCCAAGAAGGCTGCCAAGACGGCGAAGAAGGCCGCGAAGAAGTCGGCGAAGAAGTCGGCGAAGAAGTCGGCCACGAAGTCCTCCGCCTCGACGTCCGCGAAGAAGTCGGCCTCGAAGTCCGCTGCGGGGACGGCCGACTCGACCCAGGAGACGTCATGACCGCCCAGGTCGTCGTGCACCCCGACAAGGCCACGCTGGCGGCAGCCGTCGCCGCGCGGCTGATCACCACGCTCGCCGACGCCCAGGCTCGCCACGGCGAGGTCCACGTGGTCCTCACCGGGGGGTCCATGGGCAACGCCACCATGACGGCCCTGGCCGACTCCCCCGCCGTGCGGGCGGTGGCCTGGGAGCTGGTGCACCTGTGGTGGGGGGACGAGCGGTATGTCGAGCGCGCCTCGGAGGACCGCAACGCCACCCAGGCGCGCGAGGCCGGGCTCGACCGGCTGCTGGACCTCGGGCTGCAGTCCGGCAACGTGCACGAGCTCCCCGCCTCCGACGACCCCGAGGGGTTCGATCTCGAGGCCGCGGTCCAGCGGTATGCCGACGAGCTGGCCGCCGTGGCCCGCGAGTCGTCGCAGCCGGCCGCGGGCACCGAGCCGCTGGGGCGTCCGGGGGCCGACGGGCTGCCCGCCTTCGAGGTGGTGATGCTCGGGGTGGGGCCCGACGCGCACGTGGCGAGCCTCTTCCCCGGCAGGCCGACCCTGCAGGTGCAGGACCGCACCGTGGTCGCCGAGGCGAACTCCCCCAAGCCGCCGCCGGCCCGGCTGAGCCTGACCTTCCCCGCCCTGTGCACCGCCGACGAGGTGTGGCTGCTCGTCGCGGGGACGGACAAGGCCGACGCCGTCGCGGCGGCCCTCGGGGGCGTCGACGTCGACGAGGCGCCGGCCGCGGGGGTCAGCGGCCGGCGGCACACGGTGTGGCTGCTGGACGAGGACGCCGCCTCCCGGCTGGCCTGATCACCCGGGCCGGGGCACAGGCCCCGGGCTCAGGTGATGAGGCCGCGCTCGCGCAGCGACGTGAGCGCCTCGTCGAGCAGCGCCTTGCCGTCGGCGTCGGAGCGCCGCTCCTTCACGTAGGCCAGGTGGGTCTTGTAGGGCTCGGTCCGGGGCGGCTCCGGCGGGTTGTCGCGGTCGAGCCCTCCCGGGAGCCCGCAGCGCTGGCAGTCCCACTCCAGGGGGATCTCCTGGCCGGCCTCCTCGGCGAAGGCCCGGCGGGTCTCGTGACCCCGGGCGCACCAATAGCTGGTGACGAGCCGCGGCGCGGCCTCACCGCGCTCGGCCTCGCCCATGGGACCGGACCCGATGCGGCTGCCCCTGATGGCGTTACCACCCGACATGCAATCTCCTTGCGCTACCGGACCCGACTGGCTGCAGGACCGGGGCGGGCCGTGATGCCCGCGAGGGTGCCAGGCGTGCAGGTTTGCACCGGGCACCCGGGGGCGCCGACGCCGCAGCGTCAGACGCCGAACCGCTGGAGCAGCCCCAGCGCGACCACGCACACGAACCACACGACGGCCACGGCCACCGTGAACCGGTCGAGGTTGCGCTCGGCCACGCTGGACCCACCGAGCGTGTTGGACACCCCGCCACCGAACATGTCGGACATGCCCCCGCCCTTGCCCTTGTGGAGCAGGATGAGGAGGGTCAGGAAGAGGCTGCCCAGGCCGAGCAGCACCTCGAGGACGATCTTGACAACGGACATGCAACAACCATCTGTCGTGACGAGCCGGGGTCGGTCGTCGGCGGCGGGAGCAGCGACGCCACCTGGGTGGCGGCACAGGGCGACAGTCTACTGCTCGAGGGAGTGGATGAGCTCGACGACGCGGGTGATGACGTCGGGGTCGGTGCTCGGCAGGACGCCGTGCCCGAGGTTGACGATGTGCCCCGGGGCGGTCCGGCCCTCGGCGACGATGCGGCGCACCTCGCGCTCCAGGGCCTCCCAGGGCGCGAAGAGCAGCGCCGGGTCGAGGTTGCCCTGCACCGCGAAGCCCGGGCCGAGCCGGTCCACGGCGTCGAGCAGGCTCAGGCGGTAGTCGACGCCCATGACGTCGGCGCCGGCCTCACCCATGGAGCGCAGCAGCTCCCCCGTCCCCACCCCGAAGTGGATGCGGGGGACGTCCGAGGCCTCGGCGACGACGCGCAGCGCCGCGGCGGAGTGCTCCTGCACCTGCGCCTCGTAGACGCGGCGCGGCAGCGCCCCGACCCAGGAGTCGAAGAGCTGGACGGCCGAGGCCCCGGCGCGGGCCTGCACCGCCATGAACGCCCCGGAGATCTGCGCCAGCCGCGAGCACAGGTCGTGCCAGAGCGCCGGGTCGCCATACATGAGGGCCTTGGTGTGCTCGTGGTTCTTGGAGGGGCCACCCTCCACGAGGTAGGAGGCGAGGGTGAAGGGGGCGCCGGCGAAACCGATCAGCGGGGTCGCCCCCAGCTCCGCCACCGTCAGGCCGACCGCCTCGGTGATGTAGGGGACGTGGTCGGCGGTGAGCTCCGGGAGCCGGTCCAGGTCCGCCCGGGACCGGAAGGGCTCGGCCACGACCGGGCCGACGCCCGCGACCAGGTCGATGTCGACGCCCACCGCGACCAGCGGCACCACGATGTCGCTGAAGAAGATGGCCGCGTCCACGTGGTGGCGGCGCACCGGCTGCAGGGTGATCTCGGTGGTCAGGGCGGGGTCGCGGCAGGCGTCGAGCATGGCGGTGCCCTCGCGCACCTGGCGGTACTCCGGCAGCGAGCGCCCGGCCTGGCGCATGAACCACACGGGAGGGCGCGGGCCGGGGCGTCGCCGGGCCGCCCGTACCAGCAGGCTGTCGGCGGGCGTCGGCGCGTCGGCGATCGGGTCAGGACTGTGCACGGACCGATCCTTGCATGCGTGCGGGGTGGTCGGCGCGCCCTCCCGCGACCGAGCCTGGTCCGTGCATAGCCTCGCCTGGTGGCCGATCGACGTCTGACCGACGACAGCGCCCGCAGGTTCGAGGCGGCGCTGGCAGGGCTGCGCGCGGTCCGGCTGCGGCCCGAGGTGCTGCTCGAGGAGGTGCCCGCGCCGGGCCGGCTGGCGCCCTTCTCGGTGGCGCTGGCCGCCGACGTGGTCCCGGACCGCCAGGAGGACGACGAGGTCGCCTCCGGGCGCTTCGTGGTGCTCTTCGACCCCTCCGCCCCCGAGCAGTGGGACGGCCAGTGGCGCGTGGTGACGTATGCGCGGGCCGCGCTGGAGGCCGAGCTGGCGGGCGACCCCGCCCTCGGCGGCGTCGGGTGGTCCTGGCTGGAGGACGCGCTGCGCGACGTCGGGGCCGAGGCCGGCGCGCTGGGGGGCACGGTGACGCGGATCGTGAGCGAGAAGTTCGCGGGGCTCGCGGACGACCCCACCACCGTCGAGATGGAGCTGCGGGCCTCGTGGAGCCCGCTCGACGACGACCTGGCGCGGCACCTGCAGGCCTGGGCCCGCCTGCTGTGCACCCTCGGCGGCCTGCCCCCGCTGCCCGACGGCGTGTCCTTCCTCTCCACCCGACGTTGAGCCGACCGGTCAGTAATCCCGGCCGGCGACCACGCGCTGTCACGGAAAATCGTCGAATCTCACCCGTTCGGCAGTAGCCGTGTTCTACAGTCTTCAACAGACGCCGCGACAGCCATCGACGTCGTCAGGCGACACAGCCAGGGAGGGGCGCATGACCGTGCTCACCAAGAACGCCCGTATGCCGAGACCGCAACCGATCAGCGCGATGGTCATCTCCGCCGGACCGCACACCGCCGCGATGGTGCGACGGGCGCTGGGCCGCATCACCGAGGGGCACATCATCGAGGCCCCCACCATCGAACGAGCCCGGATCGTGGCGCGCGAGGTGCCCGCCGGGGAGTTCTGCATCGCCGACCTGACCCTGCCCGACGGATCCGGCATCCCGCTGCTGCACGAGCTGCGCGCCCGCGGCTGGCGCCGCACCATCGTCCTGTCCGACTCCGAGGACCCGATCTACGTGCGCGGCGCCCTCAAGACGGGGGTCCGCGCCTACATCCGCACCGGCGGCCAGCCGCCGGCGGGACCGGGCACGCGGGGCGCCGGCAACGAGCAGTTCTCCGCCCGTGAGGTCGAGGTGCTGCAGCTGGTGTCCCAGGGCAAGACCAACAAGGAGGTCGGCGCCTCGCTGGGCCTGTCCGCGCTCACGGTCAAGAGCCACCTGGCCCGGATCGCGCGCAAGCTGGGCACCGGCGACCGGGCGGCGATGACCTACACCGCGCTGCGGCGCGGCCTGATCACCTGAGCGCGGGGGTAGGTTGGCGGGTGTGACCGACGCAGCCTCGACCGACACCAGCAGCACCGCCTCCGACGAGACGGCGTCGGTGCCCCGGCTGGTCGAGGCCCCCGAGGAGCCGCTGCGCCCCGTCGTGGAGGACGAGCGAGCGCTGCGCGACCTCGTCGCCGCCGTCGCCGCCGGTCACGGCCCGGTCGCCCTGGACGCCGAGCGGGCCTCGGGCTTCCGCTACGGCCAGAAGGCCTACCTCGTCCAGCTGCGGCGCGCCGGCGCGGGCACCTGGCTGATCGACCCCGTCATGTGCCCGGACCTGAGCGAGCTGCAGGCGGTGATCCGCGACGAGGAGTGGGTGCTGCACGCCGCCACCCAGGACCTCCCCTGCCTCGGCGACCTCGGCCTGACGCCGACGCGGCTCTTCGACACCGAGCTCGGCTCCCGGCTGGCGGGGCGCCCCCGGGTGGGGCTCGCGGCCGCCATGGAGCACTATCTGGGGGTGACGCTGGCCAAGGAGCACAGCGCCCAGGACTGGTCGACCCGCCCGCTGCCCGCCCCGTGGCTGGTCTACGCCGCGCTGGACGTCGAGCTCCTCGTGGAGCTGCGCGACGCGGTCGACGCCGACCTGCGCGCCCAGGGCAAGTCCGAGTGGGCCGCCCAGGAGTTCGAGGCGCTCACGCACTTCCGGGGGCCGGCGCCGCGGGTGGACCCGTGGCGCCGCACCTCCGGCCTGCACAAGGTCCGCACCCGCCGCGGCCTCGCCGTGGTCCGCGAGCTGTGGCTCACCCGCGACGGCATCGCCCAGGACCGCGACTGCAGCCCTGGGCGGGTGCTGCCCGACGCCGCGCTGCTCGACCTGGCGACCAACGGCGCCGGCGGCCGGCTCCCCCGCGCCGTGGCGCGGCACCCTGCGCCCTGGCTGGCGGCCATCGACCGCGCGATGCTGGTGCCCGAGCGTGACCTGCCGCCCCAGCACCTGCCCGCCGACGGCCCCCCGCCGCAGCGGGCCTGGGCCGACAAGGACCCGGTGGCGGCCGCGCGGCTCGTGCGC contains:
- the tal gene encoding transaldolase, which encodes MTSTNLQELSAAGVSIWLDDLSRERIATGNLQEVVDTKGVVGVTTNPSIFASALAKGEKYTPQVKELKGEGADVERTVFALTTTDVRDACDILRPVYDRTGGVDGRVSIEVDPRLAHDTERTVAVAQELYAAVDRPNVMIKIPATVEGLPAISRTLAEGISVNVTLIFSLDRYRAVMNAFMTGIEQAREAGKDLSQIHSVASFFVSRVDTEIDKRLDAIGTDEAAALKGKAGLANARLAYQAWQEQFATPRWANLADDGAHVQRPLWASTGVKDPAYPDTMYVDQLVAPQVVNTMPEKTLDAAADHAKVTGDTITGAYDEADAVMDALERQGISYVEVVDLLEREGVDKFEKSWGELLETVQGELDKH
- the zwf gene encoding glucose-6-phosphate dehydrogenase; amino-acid sequence: MSPTRVTREHNPLRDPRDKRLPNIAGPCALVLFGVTGDLSRKKVMPAIYDLANRGLLPPGFSLVGFARRDWADQDFGQIVHDAVREHARTPFRESTWQALAEGFRFVPGNFDDDEAFDLLATTVEELEHERGTGGNVGFYLSIPPGFFGQVCRQLDRSGLAKAEDGQWRRVVIEKPFGHDLASARELNAIVEGVFPADSVFRIDHYLGKETVQNLLALRFANELFEPVWNAHHIDHVQITMAEDIGVAGRASYYDGIGAARDVIQNHLLQLLALTAMEEPVAFTAQHLRAEKEKVLASVRLMDDLSTSSARGQYAPGWQGSDKVKGFLEEDGMKPGSRTETYAALKVEVDTRRWAGVPFYLRTGKRLAKRVTEIAVVFKKAPHLPFNDTETEELGQNAIVIRVQPDEGVTLRFGSKVPGAQMEVRDVTMDFAYGSSFTETSPEAYERLILDVLLGAPSMFPRTQEVELSWQILDPVEEHWAKDGAPQPYPSGSWGPASADEMMALDGREWRMP
- a CDS encoding glucose-6-phosphate dehydrogenase assembly protein OpcA, translating into MIIDLPNTSTSALNKKLVDVRNQSGAMALGRVLTLIIVVDEDRAEEVIESAVESSHMHPCRIVVLVHANKRGGSRVDGQIRLGGDAGASEVVVLRLYGEVNAHGYALVLPLLLADSPVVGWWPCEAPVDMASDPIGAICQRRINDSAVAKNPFAELKRRAEHYAPGDTDLAWSRVTHWRALLAAALDQRPFEAVTGAVVSGGLDSTATDLLAAWLAEALDVPVTRARTPQGSGLISVRLERPSGPLDLVRPEGTTIATLSHPLQPVRRVALKRRSDAECLTDELRRLDPDEVYEAALVDGLPRLGRRNALASQLIKAGKAPSPEESRRLAREAGRRPRQTSADMVTIDPATAELTPTEKATDRQVADRAQTQKRVGARVAPEASVGAKKAAKTAKKAAKKSAKKSAKKSATKSSASTSAKKSASKSAAGTADSTQETS
- the pgl gene encoding 6-phosphogluconolactonase; this translates as MTAQVVVHPDKATLAAAVAARLITTLADAQARHGEVHVVLTGGSMGNATMTALADSPAVRAVAWELVHLWWGDERYVERASEDRNATQAREAGLDRLLDLGLQSGNVHELPASDDPEGFDLEAAVQRYADELAAVARESSQPAAGTEPLGRPGADGLPAFEVVMLGVGPDAHVASLFPGRPTLQVQDRTVVAEANSPKPPPARLSLTFPALCTADEVWLLVAGTDKADAVAAALGGVDVDEAPAAGVSGRRHTVWLLDEDAASRLA
- a CDS encoding RNA polymerase-binding protein RbpA → MSGGNAIRGSRIGSGPMGEAERGEAAPRLVTSYWCARGHETRRAFAEEAGQEIPLEWDCQRCGLPGGLDRDNPPEPPRTEPYKTHLAYVKERRSDADGKALLDEALTSLRERGLIT
- the secG gene encoding preprotein translocase subunit SecG, whose amino-acid sequence is MSVVKIVLEVLLGLGSLFLTLLILLHKGKGGGMSDMFGGGVSNTLGGSSVAERNLDRFTVAVAVVWFVCVVALGLLQRFGV
- the hemE gene encoding uroporphyrinogen decarboxylase, producing MHSPDPIADAPTPADSLLVRAARRRPGPRPPVWFMRQAGRSLPEYRQVREGTAMLDACRDPALTTEITLQPVRRHHVDAAIFFSDIVVPLVAVGVDIDLVAGVGPVVAEPFRSRADLDRLPELTADHVPYITEAVGLTVAELGATPLIGFAGAPFTLASYLVEGGPSKNHEHTKALMYGDPALWHDLCSRLAQISGAFMAVQARAGASAVQLFDSWVGALPRRVYEAQVQEHSAAALRVVAEASDVPRIHFGVGTGELLRSMGEAGADVMGVDYRLSLLDAVDRLGPGFAVQGNLDPALLFAPWEALEREVRRIVAEGRTAPGHIVNLGHGVLPSTDPDVITRVVELIHSLEQ
- a CDS encoding DUF3000 domain-containing protein; the protein is MADRRLTDDSARRFEAALAGLRAVRLRPEVLLEEVPAPGRLAPFSVALAADVVPDRQEDDEVASGRFVVLFDPSAPEQWDGQWRVVTYARAALEAELAGDPALGGVGWSWLEDALRDVGAEAGALGGTVTRIVSEKFAGLADDPTTVEMELRASWSPLDDDLARHLQAWARLLCTLGGLPPLPDGVSFLSTRR
- a CDS encoding response regulator transcription factor, with protein sequence MTVLTKNARMPRPQPISAMVISAGPHTAAMVRRALGRITEGHIIEAPTIERARIVAREVPAGEFCIADLTLPDGSGIPLLHELRARGWRRTIVLSDSEDPIYVRGALKTGVRAYIRTGGQPPAGPGTRGAGNEQFSAREVEVLQLVSQGKTNKEVGASLGLSALTVKSHLARIARKLGTGDRAAMTYTALRRGLIT
- a CDS encoding HRDC domain-containing protein; translation: MTDAASTDTSSTASDETASVPRLVEAPEEPLRPVVEDERALRDLVAAVAAGHGPVALDAERASGFRYGQKAYLVQLRRAGAGTWLIDPVMCPDLSELQAVIRDEEWVLHAATQDLPCLGDLGLTPTRLFDTELGSRLAGRPRVGLAAAMEHYLGVTLAKEHSAQDWSTRPLPAPWLVYAALDVELLVELRDAVDADLRAQGKSEWAAQEFEALTHFRGPAPRVDPWRRTSGLHKVRTRRGLAVVRELWLTRDGIAQDRDCSPGRVLPDAALLDLATNGAGGRLPRAVARHPAPWLAAIDRAMLVPERDLPPQHLPADGPPPQRAWADKDPVAAARLVRVKELVTGLSESLQIPAENLLTPDSLRRVVWAPPLDESVDGFREILLDLGARPWQTELVAPLLAETAAEHPYPAS